Part of the Sulfuricurvum kujiense DSM 16994 genome, AACCCCCCGGTGTCAGGAAAATTTTGGCGTCTTTATTTTCTTTCAGTGCTTCATTGAATTTGCCTTGCACTTGGATTTGCTCCAGCTTTAACAGTCCCGGAGTAAGGGAAGAACCGATCAGTCGGTTGGCTTTGGCTTGAGCTTCGGCTTGGATAGTGATCGCATTTGCGGTTCCTTGCGCTTCCGTCTCTTTTTTGAATGCTTCTTGTTTTGCCCGTTCTACATCTTGTTGAGCTCGTTCGACCTCTTGTTTAGCTACTTGGACACGTTCAATCTGATCTTTTACTTTTTGAGGAAGCCCGATTTCACGGAGCTGGATCGACTCAAGCTGGGCAGGAGCATTTTTCTGCCCCTCTACGGTATTGCGGATTCCGACTTCGATTTTTTGGGCAATGGCATTGCGCATAATCGGCAAATTTTCCGCTTCATATTGACCGACGACATTTCGGACGATATCACGGGCTACCGGATCGATGATTTTGTCTTCCCAGCTAAATCCCCAGTTTGAGATCGTTTGTGCAGCCACTTGCGGATTAAGACGGTACTGAACCGTTAATTCAATAGTGACGGGAAGCCCCCGTTTGTCCAAAACGGTAATAGCCGGTTTGAGGACGATGCCATCCCCCGCTGTCGAAGCACGATCGATTTTATCGGCATAGTTGATGATACGCACTTTGGTATCGACGAGATAGACTTTTTGGATAAACGGAATAAGAAAATGAAGTCCCGGCAATAAAGCCCGTTCTTCGTATTTCCCGTTCGTCGAAAGAATACCGCGTTCCCCCTCGGTGATAATGATGAACGGCTTCGCTAAAACAAGGAGCAAAAGGATTCCGCCGATGATCCATAACATTCCGGCTTTTTGCCCGCTTAGGTTAAAGTCCATTTTTGGCGGTTTCGGAGACTGAAATCCGCCCCCTCGGTTTGCCTCATTTTTTTTCTTATTAAAATAGTCGTTCATGTCACTAGCCATAATTTTCCTTTTTACTATAAAATCTTCGGTATTTATACCGGTAGATTTAGTGTTTTAATTTATATACGTTAGGTAGTGGTCGTAATCCGGATTGCGTCCGTAGACGATATCAAAATAGCTGCTTTGGATTTTCTCCGTGATCGGCCCGCGTCCGCCGGCTCCTAAAACACGCGCGTCAACTTCGCGGACAGGGGTGATTTCAGCTGCAGTTCCGGTAAGGAATGCTTCATCGGCGATGTAGATTTCTTCGCGGCTGATGCGTCGGCGGGAGACGGTGTAACCCATTTTTTCTGCCATTTCGATAACCGTTTTTTGGGTGATTGACGCAAGCGAATTATCGTTTGGCGGAGTGATGATCTCTCCGTCTTTTATCATGAAAAATGAAGCTCCGCTCGCTTCGGCTACGTATCCTTCATCATCAAGGAGCAGTGCTTCGTCGTATCCCGCTTCAACCGCTTCAAATTTTGCCATTTGGCTGTTGAGATAGTTGGCAACCGCTTTGGCTTTACCCATATTCGATTTGTTATTCGGGCGGCTGAACGATGAGATTTTAAGACGGATTCCCTTTTTCATCCCCTCTTCGCCGAGATAGGCGCCCCATTCCCATGCGGAAACGGCAACTTCAACCGGTGCTTCTTTGTGGTAAACACCCATAACACCGTATCCGAGATAAACGATTGGACGGAGATAGACATTTTCGCCGGTAAATTCGTTGGCTTTTAACAACTCGATTTGAGCATGGTTGAGTTCTTCAACGGTGTACGGGACATTGATCAAGGTCATTTTTGCCGATTCGATCAGACGTTTGGTATGGTCGTTCAGACGAAAAATCGCATACCCTTTCGGGGTTTTGTATGCTTTAGTCCCTTCAATCGCACCGTTTCCGTAGTGCAGTGTATGGGAAAGGACGTGAATTTTCGCGTCATGCCATGGGAGCAGTTTACCGTTCATCCAAATATATTTGGCTTCATTCATAGGGAAGATCTCCAAAAGAAAAATTGGATGATTTTAGCGAAGATGTGATTTAAGGTTTATTAAGAGAAGGTTTACCCGCAGGGCACTTTGCCCGCAGAGCGGGAAGCGTTTAATGCGAAGGGGTATTGATCATCCAGATTGAAAATATGTCGAGGTAGTCCCAAAAGGATTGGATATATTCGGGATTAATCCCCTCCGCTTCGAGCGGAGGGAGGAGTTCGGCATAAAACTCCAGCCATCGGCGGCGGCCGTGCTCATCAATACGGAACGGGGCATGACGCCCGACCATACGAGGCTCTCCGCGCGTTTGGGCAAAATAGTCCGGTCCCCCGCAGATTTGAATCAGAAAATCGGCGGCATGCTTTTTAGCATTGGCGAAATCTTCTTCGTCATTGACGGGAAATAAAAAAGCGATATCGCTGTTACGGATCTTCTCGTAGTGATCATCGACGAGTTTACGGAACCGTTCTTCTCCCACTTGGAAGAAAAATCCCGGATGGGGTTTGGTGACGGGAGGGCGTACGCCTAAAACACCGTCGGTAATTTTAAGTTCAAGCATAATGGTCCTCTGCGTATTTTTGAGACACATTCTAAAAGGTTCTTAAAAAGAAACTCCTTAAATATTTTGTTTCTCCCTCCTTTTAGGTGATGATTTGTATAATTGAAACATAATTAAATGGCGGAGACGATTTTATGGATGCACACGTTTGGATGGGATCACGGCAGGTGGTTACACAAAGTTACAACGAACGTCTCAGCCCGTATGACGGACGTGTCGTTTCACGTGCGGCCGAGTGCAGTGCAGATGATGCACGCCAAGCGCTCATAATTGCTCAAAATGCCTCTAAAATCGCAAAAAAAGTGGCTCTTCATCAGCGTTGCGCATGGCTGCTGGATGTCGCATCAAAGCTCAAAGAGCAGCGCGAGGAATTTGCCAGAGTGTTGTGCGATGAGGTGGGTAAGCCGATTACCTACGCACGTATCGAAGTGGACCGCTGTATCGAGACGATTACCCTCTCTGCGGAGACGATGCGCACCATGCACGGAGAGAGTATCAATACCGATGCTATGCCGAGCGGAAGGGCCGCACACGCCTATTGGCGTCGGGAGGCGGCCGGAGTCGTAGTGGCGATTACCCCGTTTAATTTTCCGCTCAATCTTGTTGCTCACAAGCTCGCCCCCGCATTGGTCGCGGGGAATGCAGTCGTGTTGAAACCGACGCCGGAAGCGCCGCTATGCGCGTA contains:
- a CDS encoding prohibitin family protein, with translation MASDMNDYFNKKKNEANRGGGFQSPKPPKMDFNLSGQKAGMLWIIGGILLLLVLAKPFIIITEGERGILSTNGKYEERALLPGLHFLIPFIQKVYLVDTKVRIINYADKIDRASTAGDGIVLKPAITVLDKRGLPVTIELTVQYRLNPQVAAQTISNWGFSWEDKIIDPVARDIVRNVVGQYEAENLPIMRNAIAQKIEVGIRNTVEGQKNAPAQLESIQLREIGLPQKVKDQIERVQVAKQEVERAQQDVERAKQEAFKKETEAQGTANAITIQAEAQAKANRLIGSSLTPGLLKLEQIQVQGKFNEALKENKDAKIFLTPGGSTPNIWLDTKTGDGQKISSTK
- a CDS encoding branched-chain amino acid transaminase, whose translation is MNEAKYIWMNGKLLPWHDAKIHVLSHTLHYGNGAIEGTKAYKTPKGYAIFRLNDHTKRLIESAKMTLINVPYTVEELNHAQIELLKANEFTGENVYLRPIVYLGYGVMGVYHKEAPVEVAVSAWEWGAYLGEEGMKKGIRLKISSFSRPNNKSNMGKAKAVANYLNSQMAKFEAVEAGYDEALLLDDEGYVAEASGASFFMIKDGEIITPPNDNSLASITQKTVIEMAEKMGYTVSRRRISREEIYIADEAFLTGTAAEITPVREVDARVLGAGGRGPITEKIQSSYFDIVYGRNPDYDHYLTYIN
- a CDS encoding globin, encoding MLELKITDGVLGVRPPVTKPHPGFFFQVGEERFRKLVDDHYEKIRNSDIAFLFPVNDEEDFANAKKHAADFLIQICGGPDYFAQTRGEPRMVGRHAPFRIDEHGRRRWLEFYAELLPPLEAEGINPEYIQSFWDYLDIFSIWMINTPSH